A genomic segment from Campylobacter concisus encodes:
- a CDS encoding Gfo/Idh/MocA family protein, with translation MKLRIGIVGYNLVGKRHYMELRRSDKFEVCGVFDKENRDDACRAPFFDEFKKFIEVAQPQAVVLCLPQHEIVEAFCQCAKYCQNILISRPIFKSVSELKEIKYASVVNKVRVCTGVDERFNPTIVSLKKALLKEEEIYSISIAHFRPLCKGNIINELSLCDIDLAKNLVDSEICSFFYTQANKTNTKICDNVGINIKMKNQILVSITDSFCGSLERFKIEVNTKEGVYFGDLIDYKLHRVNENGQMNLKTDPLNNEIKAQYDAFYNLCQSGENIELSNIDDAIKIKELF, from the coding sequence AGCGGCACTATATGGAGCTGAGGCGTTCTGACAAATTTGAAGTTTGTGGAGTTTTTGATAAAGAAAATAGAGATGATGCTTGCAGAGCTCCGTTTTTTGATGAGTTTAAGAAATTTATAGAAGTAGCCCAGCCACAAGCTGTCGTACTTTGTTTGCCTCAACATGAGATCGTAGAGGCCTTTTGTCAGTGTGCAAAATATTGCCAAAATATCTTGATTTCAAGACCGATATTTAAAAGCGTGAGTGAGCTAAAAGAGATAAAATATGCCTCAGTGGTAAATAAAGTAAGAGTTTGCACCGGCGTAGATGAGCGCTTTAATCCGACCATCGTTTCATTAAAAAAGGCACTTTTAAAAGAAGAAGAAATTTATAGCATTTCAATTGCGCATTTTAGACCACTTTGCAAAGGAAATATTATAAATGAGCTTTCACTTTGCGATATAGACCTTGCGAAAAATTTAGTAGATAGTGAAATTTGCAGCTTTTTTTATACTCAAGCAAATAAAACAAATACCAAAATATGCGACAATGTTGGAATAAACATTAAAATGAAAAATCAAATTTTGGTGAGTATTACTGATTCTTTTTGTGGCTCTTTAGAGCGTTTTAAAATAGAAGTAAATACCAAAGAAGGTGTTTATTTTGGCGATCTTATTGATTACAAACTTCACAGAGTAAATGAAAATGGTCAGATGAATTTAAAAACCGATCCTTTAAACAATGAAATAAAAGCCCAATATGATGCCTTTTATAACCTTTGTCAAAGCGGCGAAAACATCGAACTTTCAAACATTGATGATGCGATAAAAATTAAGGAGTTGTTTTGA
- the hemH gene encoding ferrochelatase, whose translation MKKALLLLNMGGANSLADVEIFLKNMFNDPYILGIKNKFLRKFVAFMITKGRLKIAKHNYEQIGGKSPICELTAKLCDRISSLQNEFDAVDFAMNYTSPFAKDVLKKYENFDEIVLLPLYPHHSQTTITSSLDDFKKAKDELEIKAKILLCGPFYDDEIYNKIIISHINEAINNIDISDVELIFSAHSLPQKIIDKGDVYEKHINEHVQILSKMIKDSGLNFKGINLAYQSRLGPVKWLEPSLNEILAKCKSKKALIYPLSFCIDNSETIFELVIEYAKIAKELNFSFYKVVWCPNFSDEFASFILQKAKTAKEINF comes from the coding sequence ATGAAAAAGGCACTTTTGCTTTTAAATATGGGTGGGGCAAATAGCCTTGCTGATGTAGAAATTTTTCTAAAAAATATGTTTAATGACCCTTATATTTTGGGCATAAAGAATAAATTTTTAAGAAAATTTGTAGCTTTTATGATCACAAAAGGTAGGCTAAAAATAGCTAAGCATAACTACGAACAAATAGGTGGCAAATCGCCTATTTGCGAGCTTACAGCTAAGCTTTGCGATAGAATTTCAAGCTTACAAAATGAGTTTGATGCAGTTGATTTTGCGATGAACTATACTTCACCATTTGCAAAAGATGTGCTTAAAAAATACGAAAATTTTGATGAGATAGTGCTTTTGCCACTTTATCCTCATCATTCACAAACTACGATAACTTCGAGTTTAGATGATTTTAAAAAAGCAAAAGATGAGCTAGAGATAAAGGCTAAAATTTTGCTTTGCGGGCCATTTTACGATGATGAAATTTATAATAAAATCATAATCTCGCACATAAATGAAGCCATAAATAATATAGATATAAGCGATGTGGAGCTTATCTTTTCAGCTCATTCGTTGCCTCAAAAAATTATCGATAAAGGTGATGTCTACGAAAAACATATAAATGAGCATGTGCAAATTCTAAGCAAAATGATAAAAGATAGCGGATTAAACTTCAAAGGGATAAATTTAGCCTACCAATCGCGCCTTGGCCCTGTAAAATGGCTAGAGCCCTCACTAAATGAAATTTTGGCAAAGTGCAAGAGTAAAAAGGCTCTTATCTATCCGCTCTCTTTTTGTATAGATAACTCTGAGACCATTTTTGAGCTAGTTATTGAGTATGCAAAGATCGCAAAAGAGCTAAATTTTAGCTTCTACAAGGTTGTTTGGTGCCCAAATTTTAGTGATGAGTTTGCTAGTTTTATCTTACAAAAAGCAAAAACAGCCAAAGAGATTAACTTTTAG
- a CDS encoding response regulator, with protein sequence MKVQNNDIIDYLLQSGSSKTKDKKNSFDEILNLAMDKIASDAKISDKIEQFKKRLTEIGAVGFISELNSNKIEEKIAQKKKELTELLGIDDPAKTQDQKNELLKIMDKILSDYRKELNVALANQALLEKQKNLNSKSSSSVNLSSVLNELGLA encoded by the coding sequence ATGAAGGTACAAAATAACGACATAATCGATTATCTATTGCAATCAGGCTCAAGCAAAACTAAGGATAAAAAAAATAGTTTTGATGAAATTTTAAACCTTGCTATGGATAAAATCGCAAGCGATGCAAAAATTTCAGATAAGATTGAACAGTTTAAAAAAAGGCTTACTGAAATCGGCGCAGTTGGTTTTATAAGCGAGTTAAATTCTAACAAGATAGAAGAGAAAATAGCCCAAAAGAAAAAGGAGCTAACTGAACTTCTAGGCATAGATGATCCCGCAAAAACACAGGATCAAAAGAATGAGCTGCTTAAGATAATGGATAAAATTTTGAGCGATTATCGCAAAGAGCTAAATGTAGCACTTGCTAATCAAGCTCTACTAGAGAAGCAAAAAAATCTTAATAGTAAGAGTAGTAGCTCGGTTAATTTAAGTTCTGTTTTAAATGAGCTAGGACTTGCTTGA
- a CDS encoding phosphatidylglycerophosphatase A family protein: MQRLFLTFFGFGLLPKAPGTWGSIAGAVVAYFVLYFLSSTTLFLASILLFLVSISVIDDFEKKVNSHDESFIVIDEVAGVWLAIAISGTTISQLILSLVLFRVLDIKKPSIIGRIDRNVKGGLGVMGDDIVAGFFAGIISAIIYGAAIKFGITLP; this comes from the coding sequence ATGCAAAGACTATTTTTAACTTTTTTTGGATTTGGACTTTTGCCAAAAGCACCTGGCACTTGGGGTTCTATCGCTGGCGCTGTAGTAGCTTATTTTGTGCTTTATTTTTTATCATCAACCACACTTTTTCTAGCTAGCATTTTGCTATTTTTGGTAAGCATTAGCGTTATTGATGATTTTGAAAAAAAGGTAAATTCTCACGATGAAAGTTTTATCGTTATAGACGAAGTTGCTGGAGTTTGGCTTGCTATTGCCATTAGCGGAACTACGATCTCTCAGCTAATACTCTCACTTGTACTTTTTAGAGTGCTTGATATTAAAAAGCCTTCGATAATAGGCAGGATCGACCGCAATGTAAAAGGTGGCCTTGGCGTAATGGGCGATGATATAGTAGCTGGCTTTTTTGCTGGAATAATTAGCGCAATAATATACGGGGCTGCTATAAAATTTGGCATAACTTTGCCGTAA
- a CDS encoding sulfate adenylyltransferase translates to MQISKNALNDLIKEDGAKKITAVFLTADPFNRAHERLVRMTIDKADLVIIFLIRTREEKHVDYEIRKQVLDYFIQNYLPIKKVFVFALKNTTLFSSHANPTLECIAASRFGANKLVIGQNHSGIGMFFDHNEAHTILDIYKNDLNLEVIVLPELVYCNKCKTLVSTKSCPHGQHHQIKYHPDVIKELLFNGIMPPAILVRPEISALVLSKLFTNRFKDVQKLCDDLFVNSGLLENKNDRDFYEELMKLYQTSSMT, encoded by the coding sequence ATGCAAATAAGCAAAAATGCACTAAATGATCTAATAAAAGAAGATGGCGCTAAAAAGATAACGGCGGTCTTTTTAACGGCTGATCCATTTAATAGAGCTCACGAGCGCCTTGTTAGAATGACTATTGACAAGGCTGATTTAGTAATCATTTTTTTAATAAGAACACGCGAAGAAAAGCACGTTGATTACGAGATTAGAAAGCAAGTACTAGATTATTTTATACAAAATTATTTACCGATAAAAAAAGTCTTTGTCTTTGCTCTAAAAAATACAACTCTTTTTAGCTCACATGCAAACCCAACACTTGAGTGTATCGCTGCTTCAAGATTTGGAGCAAATAAGCTAGTCATCGGACAAAACCACTCAGGAATTGGAATGTTTTTTGATCACAATGAAGCTCATACGATTCTTGATATTTATAAAAACGACCTAAATTTAGAGGTAATCGTGCTGCCAGAGCTAGTTTATTGCAATAAATGCAAGACACTAGTTAGTACCAAAAGTTGCCCGCACGGACAACATCATCAGATCAAATATCACCCAGATGTTATCAAAGAGCTACTATTTAACGGCATTATGCCACCAGCCATTCTTGTGAGGCCAGAAATTTCTGCACTAGTTTTAAGCAAACTCTTTACAAATCGCTTCAAAGACGTGCAAAAGCTTTGCGATGATCTTTTTGTAAATTCAGGACTACTTGAAAACAAAAATGACCGTGACTTTTACGAAGAGCTTATGAAGCTTTATCAAACATCATCTATGACTTAA
- a CDS encoding response regulator — MKILIVENEIYLAGSMASKLADFGYDCEIAKSVKEALKFENFDVVLLSTTLPGQDFYPVIEKFKSSIIILLIAYINSDTVLKPIQAGAVDYIQKPFMIEELVRKIKHFEEFRNFKNEIKNYESYVNYALKEYEISSFEAKKIKFPLLLKSSKSGYSDKFIFSYVKACKLPFLFLGKACFSELEKALAKNGDELIYMTNLEELKQEEKEKILEICKKKKVAISTSDFAQKAPFDELELSGRDKNFNIDEIVTIDEYIKYIIVNYQDKFPDTELSKKLGISRKSLWEKRKKYDVSKKK; from the coding sequence ATGAAAATTTTAATAGTAGAAAATGAAATTTACCTAGCTGGCTCGATGGCTAGTAAACTAGCTGATTTTGGCTACGACTGCGAGATCGCTAAAAGCGTAAAAGAGGCATTGAAGTTTGAAAATTTTGATGTAGTGTTACTTTCTACCACACTTCCAGGGCAGGACTTCTACCCAGTCATAGAAAAATTTAAAAGCTCTATCATCATTTTATTAATCGCTTATATCAACAGTGACACTGTGCTAAAACCGATTCAGGCAGGTGCGGTTGATTACATCCAAAAGCCATTTATGATAGAAGAGCTAGTTAGAAAGATAAAGCATTTTGAGGAATTTAGAAATTTCAAAAACGAGATCAAAAATTACGAAAGCTATGTAAATTACGCTTTAAAAGAGTATGAAATTTCTAGCTTTGAGGCAAAAAAGATAAAATTTCCACTGCTTTTAAAATCAAGTAAAAGCGGATACAGCGATAAATTTATATTTAGCTACGTAAAAGCTTGCAAATTACCATTTTTATTTTTAGGCAAAGCCTGTTTCTCTGAGCTTGAAAAGGCACTAGCCAAAAATGGTGATGAGCTAATCTATATGACAAATTTAGAGGAGCTAAAACAAGAAGAAAAAGAGAAAATTTTAGAAATTTGCAAAAAGAAAAAGGTCGCAATCTCAACTAGCGATTTTGCACAAAAAGCACCATTTGACGAGCTTGAACTTTCAGGACGCGATAAAAATTTTAATATCGATGAGATCGTTACGATCGATGAATATATAAAGTACATAATCGTTAATTATCAAGATAAATTCCCTGACACAGAACTTAGCAAGAAGCTTGGAATTTCTAGAAAATCACTTTGGGAAAAGAGAAAGAAATATGACGTCAGCAAGAAAAAATAG